One genomic segment of Odocoileus virginianus isolate 20LAN1187 ecotype Illinois chromosome 33, Ovbor_1.2, whole genome shotgun sequence includes these proteins:
- the RHOT2 gene encoding mitochondrial Rho GTPase 2 isoform X5: protein MEAVLPIMSQFPEIETCVECSAKNLKNISELFYYAQKAVLHPTAPLYDPEAKQLRPACAQALTRIFKLSDQDMDQALSDQELNAFQTSCFGHPLAPQALEDVKMVVSKNVAGGVRDDRLTLDGFLFLNTLFIQRGRHETTWTILRRFGYGDSLELTADYLCPPLRVPPGCSAELNHRGYQFVQRMFEKHDQDRDGALSPAELQSLFSVFPAAPWGPQLPSTVRTKAGRLPLHGYLCQWTLVTYLDVRRSLEHLGYLGYPTLCEQDSQAHAITVTREKRLDQEKGQTQRNVLLCKVVGAPGVGKSSFLQAFLGHGLGHQDARKPAGEPSIYAIDTVQVNGQEKYLILCEVAADSLLTASADASCDVACLMFDGSDPRSFALCASVYKQHYMDGQTPCLFVCSKADLPGGVPLPGLSPAEFCRRHRLPAPAPFSCAGPVEPRLGIFTRLATMATFPHLVHGQLQATSFWLRVALGAVGAAVAAVLSFSLYRVLVKSR from the exons ATGGAGGCCGTGCTGCCCATCATGAGCCAGTTCCCCGAGATCGAGACCTGCGTGGAG TGCTCGGCCAAGAACCTGAAGAACATCTCAGAGCTGTTCTACTATGCTCAGAAGGCCGTGCTGCACCCCACAGCCCCCCTCTATGACCCTGAGGCCAAGCAG CTGAGGCCCGCATGTGCCCAGGCGCTCACCCGCATCTTCAAGCTCTCAGACCAGGACATGGACCAGGCGCTCAGTGACCAGGAGCTCAACGCCTTCCAG ACGTCCTGCTTCGGGCACCCTCTGGCCCCACAGGCCCTGGAAGACGTGAAGATGGTGGTGAGCAAAAACGTGGCGGGAGGTGTACGTGACGACCGACTGACTCTGGACG GCTTCCTTTTCTTGAACACGCTCTTCATCCAGCGAGGCCGCCACGAGACCACGTGGACCATCCTGAGGCGCTTTGGCTATGGAGACTCGCTGGAGTTGACAGCTGACTACCTCTGCCCACC GCTCCGTGTGCCCCCTGGCTGCAGTGCCGAGCTCAACCACCGAGGTTACCAGTTTGTGCAGAGGATGTTTGAGAAGCACGACCAG GACCGGGACGGTGCCCTCTCCCCGGCGGAGCTGCAGAGCCTTTTCAGTGTGTTTCCCGCTGCTCCCTGGGGCCCCCAACTCCCCAGCACGGTCCGCACCAAGGCCGGGCGGCTGCCCCTGCACGGGTACCTGTGCCAGTGGAC CCTGGTGACCTACTTGGATGTCCGGCGCTCTCTTGAGCACCTGGGCTATCTGGGCTACCCCACACTCTGCGAGCAGGACTCCCAGGCCCACGCCATCACAG TCACCCGGGAGAAGAGGCTGGACCAGGAGAAGGGACAGACGCAGAGAAACGTCCTCCTGTGCAAGGTGGTGGGGGCCCCTGGTGTGGGCAAGTCATCCTTCCTGCAGGCCTTCCTTGGCCATGGCCTGGGG CACCAGGATGCCCGCAAGCCTGCCGGGGAGCCTTCCATCTATGCCATTGACACAGTGCAGGTCAACGGGCAGGAGAAGTACCTAATC CTGTGCGAGGTGGCTGCGGACAGCCTGCTGACCGCCTCGGCGGACGCCTCCTGTGATGTGGCCTGCTTGATGTTTGACGGCAGTGACCCCAGGTCCTTCGCGCTGTGCGCTAGCGTCTATAAG CAGCACTACATGGATGGACAGACCCCCTGCCTCTTCGTCTGCTCCAAGGCTGACCTGCCCGGAGGCGTCCCACTGCCTGGCCTGTCGCCTGCTGAGTTCTGCCGGCGGCACCGGCTGCCCGCCCCTGCCCCGTTCTCCTGTGCCGGCCCAGTTGAGCCCCGCTTGGGCATCTTCACCCGGCTGGCCACAATGGCCACCTTCCC ACACCTTGTCCACGGGCAGCTGCAGGCCACCTCCTTCTGGCTTCGGGTGGCGCTGGGAGCCGTGGGGGCTGCCGTCGCTGCCGTCCTCAGCTTCTCCCTCTATAGGGTCCTGGTGAAGAGCCGATGA
- the RHOT2 gene encoding mitochondrial Rho GTPase 2 isoform X3, whose amino-acid sequence MKRDVRILLLGEAQVGKTSLILSLVGEEFPEEVPARAEEITIPADVTPEKVPTHIVDYSETEQTVEELQGEIDKADVVCVVYDVSEEATVEKIRTKWIPLVNGDTKRGPRVPIILVGNKADLRPGGSMEAVLPIMSQFPEIETCVECSAKNLKNISELFYYAQKAVLHPTAPLYDPEAKQLRPACAQALTRIFKLSDQDMDQALSDQELNAFQTSCFGHPLAPQALEDVKMVVSKNVAGGVRDDRLTLDGFLFLNTLFIQRGRHETTWTILRRFGYGDSLELTADYLCPPLRVPPGCSAELNHRGYQFVQRMFEKHDQDRDGALSPAELQSLFSVFPAAPWGPQLPSTVRTKAGRLPLHGYLCQWTLVTYLDVRRSLEHLGYLGYPTLCEQDSQAHAITVTREKRLDQEKGQTQRNVLLCKVVGAPGVGKSSFLQAFLGHGLGHQDARKPAGEPSIYAIDTVQVNGQEKYLILCEVAADSLLTASADASCDVACLMFDGSDPRSFALCASVYKQHYMDGQTPCLFVCSKADLPGGVPLPGLSPAEFCRRHRLPAPAPFSCAGPVEPRLGIFTRLATMATFPWTPCPRAAAGHLLLASGGAGSRGGCRRCRPQLLPL is encoded by the exons ATGAAGCGGGACGTGCGCATCCTGCTGCTGGGCGAGG CCCAGGTGGGGAAGACGTCGCTGATACTGTCGCTGGTGGGCGAGGAGTTCCCCGAGGAG GTCCCCGCCCGGGCGGAGGAGATCACGATTCCCGCGGACGTCACCCCGGAGAAGGTGCCCACCCACATCGTGGATTATTCAG AAACCGAGCAGACGGTGGAGGAGCTCCAGGGTGAGATTGACAAG GCAGACGTGGTGTGCGTGGTGTATGACGTGTCTGAAGAGGCCACTGTCGAGAAG ATCCGAACCAAATGGATCCCGCTGGTGAACGGGGATACCAAGAGGGGACCCAG GGTTCCCATCATCCTGGTGGGCAACAAGGCAGACCTGCGGCCAGGGGGCTCCATGGAGGCCGTGCTGCCCATCATGAGCCAGTTCCCCGAGATCGAGACCTGCGTGGAG TGCTCGGCCAAGAACCTGAAGAACATCTCAGAGCTGTTCTACTATGCTCAGAAGGCCGTGCTGCACCCCACAGCCCCCCTCTATGACCCTGAGGCCAAGCAG CTGAGGCCCGCATGTGCCCAGGCGCTCACCCGCATCTTCAAGCTCTCAGACCAGGACATGGACCAGGCGCTCAGTGACCAGGAGCTCAACGCCTTCCAG ACGTCCTGCTTCGGGCACCCTCTGGCCCCACAGGCCCTGGAAGACGTGAAGATGGTGGTGAGCAAAAACGTGGCGGGAGGTGTACGTGACGACCGACTGACTCTGGACG GCTTCCTTTTCTTGAACACGCTCTTCATCCAGCGAGGCCGCCACGAGACCACGTGGACCATCCTGAGGCGCTTTGGCTATGGAGACTCGCTGGAGTTGACAGCTGACTACCTCTGCCCACC GCTCCGTGTGCCCCCTGGCTGCAGTGCCGAGCTCAACCACCGAGGTTACCAGTTTGTGCAGAGGATGTTTGAGAAGCACGACCAG GACCGGGACGGTGCCCTCTCCCCGGCGGAGCTGCAGAGCCTTTTCAGTGTGTTTCCCGCTGCTCCCTGGGGCCCCCAACTCCCCAGCACGGTCCGCACCAAGGCCGGGCGGCTGCCCCTGCACGGGTACCTGTGCCAGTGGAC CCTGGTGACCTACTTGGATGTCCGGCGCTCTCTTGAGCACCTGGGCTATCTGGGCTACCCCACACTCTGCGAGCAGGACTCCCAGGCCCACGCCATCACAG TCACCCGGGAGAAGAGGCTGGACCAGGAGAAGGGACAGACGCAGAGAAACGTCCTCCTGTGCAAGGTGGTGGGGGCCCCTGGTGTGGGCAAGTCATCCTTCCTGCAGGCCTTCCTTGGCCATGGCCTGGGG CACCAGGATGCCCGCAAGCCTGCCGGGGAGCCTTCCATCTATGCCATTGACACAGTGCAGGTCAACGGGCAGGAGAAGTACCTAATC CTGTGCGAGGTGGCTGCGGACAGCCTGCTGACCGCCTCGGCGGACGCCTCCTGTGATGTGGCCTGCTTGATGTTTGACGGCAGTGACCCCAGGTCCTTCGCGCTGTGCGCTAGCGTCTATAAG CAGCACTACATGGATGGACAGACCCCCTGCCTCTTCGTCTGCTCCAAGGCTGACCTGCCCGGAGGCGTCCCACTGCCTGGCCTGTCGCCTGCTGAGTTCTGCCGGCGGCACCGGCTGCCCGCCCCTGCCCCGTTCTCCTGTGCCGGCCCAGTTGAGCCCCGCTTGGGCATCTTCACCCGGCTGGCCACAATGGCCACCTTCCCGTGG ACACCTTGTCCACGGGCAGCTGCAGGCCACCTCCTTCTGGCTTCGGGTGGCGCTGGGAGCCGTGGGGGCTGCCGTCGCTGCCGTCCTCAGCTTCTCCCTCTATAG
- the RHOT2 gene encoding mitochondrial Rho GTPase 2 isoform X1 — protein MKRDVRILLLGEAQVGKTSLILSLVGEEFPEEVPARAEEITIPADVTPEKVPTHIVDYSETEQTVEELQGEIDKADVVCVVYDVSEEATVEKIRTKWIPLVNGDTKRGPRVPIILVGNKADLRPGGSMEAVLPIMSQFPEIETCVECSAKNLKNISELFYYAQKAVLHPTAPLYDPEAKQLRPACAQALTRIFKLSDQDMDQALSDQELNAFQTSCFGHPLAPQALEDVKMVVSKNVAGGVRDDRLTLDGFLFLNTLFIQRGRHETTWTILRRFGYGDSLELTADYLCPPLRVPPGCSAELNHRGYQFVQRMFEKHDQDRDGALSPAELQSLFSVFPAAPWGPQLPSTVRTKAGRLPLHGYLCQWTLVTYLDVRRSLEHLGYLGYPTLCEQDSQAHAITVTREKRLDQEKGQTQRNVLLCKVVGAPGVGKSSFLQAFLGHGLGHQDARKPAGEPSIYAIDTVQVNGQEKYLILCEVAADSLLTASADASCDVACLMFDGSDPRSFALCASVYKQHYMDGQTPCLFVCSKADLPGGVPLPGLSPAEFCRRHRLPAPAPFSCAGPVEPRLGIFTRLATMATFPHLVHGQLQATSFWLRVALGAVGAAVAAVLSFSLYRVLVKSR, from the exons ATGAAGCGGGACGTGCGCATCCTGCTGCTGGGCGAGG CCCAGGTGGGGAAGACGTCGCTGATACTGTCGCTGGTGGGCGAGGAGTTCCCCGAGGAG GTCCCCGCCCGGGCGGAGGAGATCACGATTCCCGCGGACGTCACCCCGGAGAAGGTGCCCACCCACATCGTGGATTATTCAG AAACCGAGCAGACGGTGGAGGAGCTCCAGGGTGAGATTGACAAG GCAGACGTGGTGTGCGTGGTGTATGACGTGTCTGAAGAGGCCACTGTCGAGAAG ATCCGAACCAAATGGATCCCGCTGGTGAACGGGGATACCAAGAGGGGACCCAG GGTTCCCATCATCCTGGTGGGCAACAAGGCAGACCTGCGGCCAGGGGGCTCCATGGAGGCCGTGCTGCCCATCATGAGCCAGTTCCCCGAGATCGAGACCTGCGTGGAG TGCTCGGCCAAGAACCTGAAGAACATCTCAGAGCTGTTCTACTATGCTCAGAAGGCCGTGCTGCACCCCACAGCCCCCCTCTATGACCCTGAGGCCAAGCAG CTGAGGCCCGCATGTGCCCAGGCGCTCACCCGCATCTTCAAGCTCTCAGACCAGGACATGGACCAGGCGCTCAGTGACCAGGAGCTCAACGCCTTCCAG ACGTCCTGCTTCGGGCACCCTCTGGCCCCACAGGCCCTGGAAGACGTGAAGATGGTGGTGAGCAAAAACGTGGCGGGAGGTGTACGTGACGACCGACTGACTCTGGACG GCTTCCTTTTCTTGAACACGCTCTTCATCCAGCGAGGCCGCCACGAGACCACGTGGACCATCCTGAGGCGCTTTGGCTATGGAGACTCGCTGGAGTTGACAGCTGACTACCTCTGCCCACC GCTCCGTGTGCCCCCTGGCTGCAGTGCCGAGCTCAACCACCGAGGTTACCAGTTTGTGCAGAGGATGTTTGAGAAGCACGACCAG GACCGGGACGGTGCCCTCTCCCCGGCGGAGCTGCAGAGCCTTTTCAGTGTGTTTCCCGCTGCTCCCTGGGGCCCCCAACTCCCCAGCACGGTCCGCACCAAGGCCGGGCGGCTGCCCCTGCACGGGTACCTGTGCCAGTGGAC CCTGGTGACCTACTTGGATGTCCGGCGCTCTCTTGAGCACCTGGGCTATCTGGGCTACCCCACACTCTGCGAGCAGGACTCCCAGGCCCACGCCATCACAG TCACCCGGGAGAAGAGGCTGGACCAGGAGAAGGGACAGACGCAGAGAAACGTCCTCCTGTGCAAGGTGGTGGGGGCCCCTGGTGTGGGCAAGTCATCCTTCCTGCAGGCCTTCCTTGGCCATGGCCTGGGG CACCAGGATGCCCGCAAGCCTGCCGGGGAGCCTTCCATCTATGCCATTGACACAGTGCAGGTCAACGGGCAGGAGAAGTACCTAATC CTGTGCGAGGTGGCTGCGGACAGCCTGCTGACCGCCTCGGCGGACGCCTCCTGTGATGTGGCCTGCTTGATGTTTGACGGCAGTGACCCCAGGTCCTTCGCGCTGTGCGCTAGCGTCTATAAG CAGCACTACATGGATGGACAGACCCCCTGCCTCTTCGTCTGCTCCAAGGCTGACCTGCCCGGAGGCGTCCCACTGCCTGGCCTGTCGCCTGCTGAGTTCTGCCGGCGGCACCGGCTGCCCGCCCCTGCCCCGTTCTCCTGTGCCGGCCCAGTTGAGCCCCGCTTGGGCATCTTCACCCGGCTGGCCACAATGGCCACCTTCCC ACACCTTGTCCACGGGCAGCTGCAGGCCACCTCCTTCTGGCTTCGGGTGGCGCTGGGAGCCGTGGGGGCTGCCGTCGCTGCCGTCCTCAGCTTCTCCCTCTATAGGGTCCTGGTGAAGAGCCGATGA
- the RHOT2 gene encoding mitochondrial Rho GTPase 2 isoform X4 — protein sequence MKRDVRILLLGEAQVGKTSLILSLVGEEFPEEVPARAEEITIPADVTPEKVPTHIVDYSETEQTVEELQGEIDKADVVCVVYDVSEEATVEKIRTKWIPLVNGDTKRGPRVPIILVGNKADLRPGGSMEAVLPIMSQFPEIETCVECSAKNLKNISELFYYAQKAVLHPTAPLYDPEAKQLRPACAQALTRIFKLSDQDMDQALSDQELNAFQTSCFGHPLAPQALEDVKMVVSKNVAGGVRDDRLTLDGFLFLNTLFIQRGRHETTWTILRRFGYGDSLELTADYLCPPLRVPPGCSAELNHRGYQFVQRMFEKHDQSLFSVFPAAPWGPQLPSTVRTKAGRLPLHGYLCQWTLVTYLDVRRSLEHLGYLGYPTLCEQDSQAHAITVTREKRLDQEKGQTQRNVLLCKVVGAPGVGKSSFLQAFLGHGLGHQDARKPAGEPSIYAIDTVQVNGQEKYLILCEVAADSLLTASADASCDVACLMFDGSDPRSFALCASVYKQHYMDGQTPCLFVCSKADLPGGVPLPGLSPAEFCRRHRLPAPAPFSCAGPVEPRLGIFTRLATMATFPHLVHGQLQATSFWLRVALGAVGAAVAAVLSFSLYRVLVKSR from the exons ATGAAGCGGGACGTGCGCATCCTGCTGCTGGGCGAGG CCCAGGTGGGGAAGACGTCGCTGATACTGTCGCTGGTGGGCGAGGAGTTCCCCGAGGAG GTCCCCGCCCGGGCGGAGGAGATCACGATTCCCGCGGACGTCACCCCGGAGAAGGTGCCCACCCACATCGTGGATTATTCAG AAACCGAGCAGACGGTGGAGGAGCTCCAGGGTGAGATTGACAAG GCAGACGTGGTGTGCGTGGTGTATGACGTGTCTGAAGAGGCCACTGTCGAGAAG ATCCGAACCAAATGGATCCCGCTGGTGAACGGGGATACCAAGAGGGGACCCAG GGTTCCCATCATCCTGGTGGGCAACAAGGCAGACCTGCGGCCAGGGGGCTCCATGGAGGCCGTGCTGCCCATCATGAGCCAGTTCCCCGAGATCGAGACCTGCGTGGAG TGCTCGGCCAAGAACCTGAAGAACATCTCAGAGCTGTTCTACTATGCTCAGAAGGCCGTGCTGCACCCCACAGCCCCCCTCTATGACCCTGAGGCCAAGCAG CTGAGGCCCGCATGTGCCCAGGCGCTCACCCGCATCTTCAAGCTCTCAGACCAGGACATGGACCAGGCGCTCAGTGACCAGGAGCTCAACGCCTTCCAG ACGTCCTGCTTCGGGCACCCTCTGGCCCCACAGGCCCTGGAAGACGTGAAGATGGTGGTGAGCAAAAACGTGGCGGGAGGTGTACGTGACGACCGACTGACTCTGGACG GCTTCCTTTTCTTGAACACGCTCTTCATCCAGCGAGGCCGCCACGAGACCACGTGGACCATCCTGAGGCGCTTTGGCTATGGAGACTCGCTGGAGTTGACAGCTGACTACCTCTGCCCACC GCTCCGTGTGCCCCCTGGCTGCAGTGCCGAGCTCAACCACCGAGGTTACCAGTTTGTGCAGAGGATGTTTGAGAAGCACGACCAG AGCCTTTTCAGTGTGTTTCCCGCTGCTCCCTGGGGCCCCCAACTCCCCAGCACGGTCCGCACCAAGGCCGGGCGGCTGCCCCTGCACGGGTACCTGTGCCAGTGGAC CCTGGTGACCTACTTGGATGTCCGGCGCTCTCTTGAGCACCTGGGCTATCTGGGCTACCCCACACTCTGCGAGCAGGACTCCCAGGCCCACGCCATCACAG TCACCCGGGAGAAGAGGCTGGACCAGGAGAAGGGACAGACGCAGAGAAACGTCCTCCTGTGCAAGGTGGTGGGGGCCCCTGGTGTGGGCAAGTCATCCTTCCTGCAGGCCTTCCTTGGCCATGGCCTGGGG CACCAGGATGCCCGCAAGCCTGCCGGGGAGCCTTCCATCTATGCCATTGACACAGTGCAGGTCAACGGGCAGGAGAAGTACCTAATC CTGTGCGAGGTGGCTGCGGACAGCCTGCTGACCGCCTCGGCGGACGCCTCCTGTGATGTGGCCTGCTTGATGTTTGACGGCAGTGACCCCAGGTCCTTCGCGCTGTGCGCTAGCGTCTATAAG CAGCACTACATGGATGGACAGACCCCCTGCCTCTTCGTCTGCTCCAAGGCTGACCTGCCCGGAGGCGTCCCACTGCCTGGCCTGTCGCCTGCTGAGTTCTGCCGGCGGCACCGGCTGCCCGCCCCTGCCCCGTTCTCCTGTGCCGGCCCAGTTGAGCCCCGCTTGGGCATCTTCACCCGGCTGGCCACAATGGCCACCTTCCC ACACCTTGTCCACGGGCAGCTGCAGGCCACCTCCTTCTGGCTTCGGGTGGCGCTGGGAGCCGTGGGGGCTGCCGTCGCTGCCGTCCTCAGCTTCTCCCTCTATAGGGTCCTGGTGAAGAGCCGATGA
- the RHOT2 gene encoding mitochondrial Rho GTPase 2 isoform X2, with product MKRDVRILLLGEAQVGKTSLILSLVGEEFPEEVPARAEEITIPADVTPEKVPTHIVDYSETEQTVEELQGEIDKADVVCVVYDVSEEATVEKIRTKWIPLVNGDTKRGPRVPIILVGNKADLRPGGSMEAVLPIMSQFPEIETCVECSAKNLKNISELFYYAQKAVLHPTAPLYDPEAKQLRPACAQALTRIFKLSDQDMDQALSDQELNAFQTSCFGHPLAPQALEDVKMVVSKNVAGGVRDDRLTLDGFLFLNTLFIQRGRHETTWTILRRFGYGDSLELTADYLCPPLRVPPGCSAELNHRGYQFVQRMFEKHDQDRDGALSPAELQSLFSVFPAAPWGPQLPSTVRTKAGRLPLHGYLCQWTLVTYLDVRRSLEHLGYLGYPTLCEQDSQAHAITVTREKRLDQEKGQTQRNVLLCKVVGAPGVGKSSFLQAFLGHGLGHQDARKPAGEPSIYAIDTVQVNGQEKYLILCEVAADSLLTASADASCDVACLMFDGSDPRSFALCASVYKHYMDGQTPCLFVCSKADLPGGVPLPGLSPAEFCRRHRLPAPAPFSCAGPVEPRLGIFTRLATMATFPHLVHGQLQATSFWLRVALGAVGAAVAAVLSFSLYRVLVKSR from the exons ATGAAGCGGGACGTGCGCATCCTGCTGCTGGGCGAGG CCCAGGTGGGGAAGACGTCGCTGATACTGTCGCTGGTGGGCGAGGAGTTCCCCGAGGAG GTCCCCGCCCGGGCGGAGGAGATCACGATTCCCGCGGACGTCACCCCGGAGAAGGTGCCCACCCACATCGTGGATTATTCAG AAACCGAGCAGACGGTGGAGGAGCTCCAGGGTGAGATTGACAAG GCAGACGTGGTGTGCGTGGTGTATGACGTGTCTGAAGAGGCCACTGTCGAGAAG ATCCGAACCAAATGGATCCCGCTGGTGAACGGGGATACCAAGAGGGGACCCAG GGTTCCCATCATCCTGGTGGGCAACAAGGCAGACCTGCGGCCAGGGGGCTCCATGGAGGCCGTGCTGCCCATCATGAGCCAGTTCCCCGAGATCGAGACCTGCGTGGAG TGCTCGGCCAAGAACCTGAAGAACATCTCAGAGCTGTTCTACTATGCTCAGAAGGCCGTGCTGCACCCCACAGCCCCCCTCTATGACCCTGAGGCCAAGCAG CTGAGGCCCGCATGTGCCCAGGCGCTCACCCGCATCTTCAAGCTCTCAGACCAGGACATGGACCAGGCGCTCAGTGACCAGGAGCTCAACGCCTTCCAG ACGTCCTGCTTCGGGCACCCTCTGGCCCCACAGGCCCTGGAAGACGTGAAGATGGTGGTGAGCAAAAACGTGGCGGGAGGTGTACGTGACGACCGACTGACTCTGGACG GCTTCCTTTTCTTGAACACGCTCTTCATCCAGCGAGGCCGCCACGAGACCACGTGGACCATCCTGAGGCGCTTTGGCTATGGAGACTCGCTGGAGTTGACAGCTGACTACCTCTGCCCACC GCTCCGTGTGCCCCCTGGCTGCAGTGCCGAGCTCAACCACCGAGGTTACCAGTTTGTGCAGAGGATGTTTGAGAAGCACGACCAG GACCGGGACGGTGCCCTCTCCCCGGCGGAGCTGCAGAGCCTTTTCAGTGTGTTTCCCGCTGCTCCCTGGGGCCCCCAACTCCCCAGCACGGTCCGCACCAAGGCCGGGCGGCTGCCCCTGCACGGGTACCTGTGCCAGTGGAC CCTGGTGACCTACTTGGATGTCCGGCGCTCTCTTGAGCACCTGGGCTATCTGGGCTACCCCACACTCTGCGAGCAGGACTCCCAGGCCCACGCCATCACAG TCACCCGGGAGAAGAGGCTGGACCAGGAGAAGGGACAGACGCAGAGAAACGTCCTCCTGTGCAAGGTGGTGGGGGCCCCTGGTGTGGGCAAGTCATCCTTCCTGCAGGCCTTCCTTGGCCATGGCCTGGGG CACCAGGATGCCCGCAAGCCTGCCGGGGAGCCTTCCATCTATGCCATTGACACAGTGCAGGTCAACGGGCAGGAGAAGTACCTAATC CTGTGCGAGGTGGCTGCGGACAGCCTGCTGACCGCCTCGGCGGACGCCTCCTGTGATGTGGCCTGCTTGATGTTTGACGGCAGTGACCCCAGGTCCTTCGCGCTGTGCGCTAGCGTCTATAAG CACTACATGGATGGACAGACCCCCTGCCTCTTCGTCTGCTCCAAGGCTGACCTGCCCGGAGGCGTCCCACTGCCTGGCCTGTCGCCTGCTGAGTTCTGCCGGCGGCACCGGCTGCCCGCCCCTGCCCCGTTCTCCTGTGCCGGCCCAGTTGAGCCCCGCTTGGGCATCTTCACCCGGCTGGCCACAATGGCCACCTTCCC ACACCTTGTCCACGGGCAGCTGCAGGCCACCTCCTTCTGGCTTCGGGTGGCGCTGGGAGCCGTGGGGGCTGCCGTCGCTGCCGTCCTCAGCTTCTCCCTCTATAGGGTCCTGGTGAAGAGCCGATGA